A single window of Senegalia massiliensis DNA harbors:
- a CDS encoding GNAT family N-acetyltransferase, with product MEWSIKTYDELTKDELYEILKKRIDVFVVEQNCPYDEIDNRDKDSYHIFFKKDKDIIAYLRVLEPGISFEDVSIGRVLVDKNQRGNGLAIEMMDKAIDFIINNLRYDIIRISAQEYLISFYENLGFKKVSNVYLEDDIPHVEMVYQNYKK from the coding sequence ATGGAGTGGTCGATAAAAACTTATGATGAATTAACTAAAGATGAACTTTATGAAATATTAAAAAAGCGAATAGATGTTTTTGTTGTAGAACAAAATTGCCCTTATGATGAAATAGATAACAGAGATAAAGATTCTTATCATATATTTTTTAAAAAAGATAAGGATATAATTGCATATTTAAGAGTATTAGAGCCTGGGATATCTTTTGAAGATGTTTCAATAGGAAGAGTTTTAGTAGATAAAAACCAAAGGGGTAATGGTCTTGCTATAGAAATGATGGATAAGGCTATTGATTTTATAATAAATAATTTAAGATATGATATAATCAGAATTTCTGCCCAAGAATATTTAATTAGTTTTTATGAAAACTTAGGATTTAAAAAAGTTTCAAATGTATATTTAGAAGATGATATACCTCATGTTGAAATGGTATATCAAAACTATAAAAAATAG
- a CDS encoding DegV family protein gives MTVKIIADSGCDLPKEIIKELDIEILPLSVIIDDEEYSDGVDMNPKELYRLMKDGKAPKTAQVSPGTFKNTFIKYAKQNREAIYIGFSSQLSGTFNTGYLMKEEVLEEYPKSKIEVYDTLAASLGCGLIVHKAASLAKEGKSINEILERIEFYSNHMEHVFTVDNLEYLYRGGRVSKTQAFVGGLLSIKPILNVEEGKLIPIEKVRGSGKVMKRMIEIMTKRGVDLKNQTVAISHGDDLEKANELKNMMQEKFGIKDFVINMIGCSIGAHSGPGTLAIFFLNKTK, from the coding sequence ATGACTGTAAAAATAATTGCAGACAGTGGATGTGATTTACCAAAAGAAATAATAAAAGAATTAGATATTGAAATATTACCTTTATCTGTAATAATAGATGACGAAGAATATAGCGATGGTGTTGATATGAACCCTAAAGAGCTTTATAGACTCATGAAAGATGGGAAAGCTCCAAAGACAGCACAAGTATCTCCAGGAACATTTAAAAATACTTTCATTAAATATGCTAAACAAAATAGAGAAGCTATTTATATAGGATTTTCATCACAATTATCAGGGACCTTTAATACTGGTTATCTTATGAAAGAAGAGGTATTAGAAGAATATCCTAAATCAAAAATAGAGGTTTATGATACACTTGCTGCTTCACTTGGTTGTGGTCTTATAGTACATAAAGCAGCATCTTTAGCAAAAGAAGGAAAGTCTATAAATGAAATTTTAGAACGAATTGAGTTTTATAGTAATCACATGGAGCATGTATTTACGGTAGATAATTTAGAATATCTTTATAGAGGTGGTAGAGTAAGTAAAACTCAAGCATTTGTAGGTGGACTTTTAAGCATAAAGCCTATATTAAATGTAGAAGAAGGTAAATTAATCCCTATTGAAAAAGTTAGAGGTTCAGGTAAAGTTATGAAAAGAATGATAGAAATAATGACTAAAAGGGGAGTAGATTTAAAAAATCAAACAGTTGCTATAAGTCATGGAGATGATTTAGAAAAAGCTAATGAGTTAAAAAATATGATGCAAGAAAAATTTGGAATTAAAGATTTTGTAATTAATATGATAGGATGTTCTATAGGGGCACATTCAGGACCAGGTACACTTGCAATATTTTTCTTAAATAAAACAAAATAA
- a CDS encoding peptidylprolyl isomerase — protein MESGDEIKLELYPDIAKNTVDNFISLIKENFYDGLIFHRIIKGFMIQGGCPQGSGTGGPGYSIKGEFSGNGIKNDLKHEKGVISMARSAHPDSAGSQFFIMHKDSPHLDGQYAAFGKVVEGIEIIDKIAEMETSYNDRPLNEPKINLMTVDLNGYEFNEPNKIK, from the coding sequence ATGGAAAGTGGAGATGAAATCAAATTAGAACTGTATCCTGATATAGCTAAAAATACAGTTGATAATTTTATTTCTTTAATAAAAGAAAATTTTTATGATGGACTTATTTTCCATAGAATTATAAAAGGATTTATGATTCAGGGTGGTTGTCCTCAAGGTAGTGGAACAGGTGGACCTGGATATAGTATCAAAGGTGAATTTAGTGGGAATGGCATTAAAAATGATCTTAAACATGAAAAGGGAGTTATTTCTATGGCAAGATCAGCTCATCCTGATTCAGCTGGTAGTCAATTTTTTATAATGCATAAAGATTCTCCACATCTAGATGGTCAATATGCAGCATTTGGAAAAGTAGTAGAAGGAATAGAAATAATAGATAAAATAGCAGAAATGGAAACTAGCTATAATGATAGACCCTTAAATGAACCAAAAATAAATCTAATGACTGTAGATTTAAATGGCTATGAATTTAATGAACCAAACAAAATAAAATAA
- a CDS encoding histidine phosphatase family protein — MTKLYLTRHGQTQWNIEARFQGQMGSPLTQKGIKDAENLRDRLKEVEFQAIYSSPQSRAYDTANIIKGDRKINIITDDRLKEMNFGDWEGIKGDEIKKKYFKMFDNLWNSPMDYKPNSGESYKDVYNRVIPAIEDIKKQHDGKVLIVAHGIVLAIIMMYVEGRTIDNLWKEQVLPNTSLTIVEAENDKFDIKMYGDTSHFS; from the coding sequence ATGACAAAATTATATTTAACAAGACATGGTCAAACTCAATGGAATATTGAGGCACGCTTTCAAGGGCAGATGGGATCTCCGTTGACACAAAAAGGAATAAAAGATGCAGAAAATTTAAGAGATAGGTTAAAAGAAGTTGAATTTCAAGCAATATATTCTAGTCCTCAATCACGTGCATATGATACTGCAAATATAATAAAAGGAGATAGAAAGATTAATATCATAACAGATGATAGATTAAAAGAGATGAATTTTGGTGACTGGGAAGGAATTAAAGGAGATGAAATAAAGAAAAAATATTTTAAAATGTTTGATAATTTATGGAACTCACCAATGGATTACAAACCTAATAGTGGAGAATCATATAAAGATGTATATAATAGGGTTATTCCTGCAATAGAAGATATTAAAAAACAACATGATGGTAAAGTACTTATAGTAGCTCATGGGATAGTGCTTGCAATTATAATGATGTATGTTGAAGGTAGAACTATAGATAACTTATGGAAAGAACAAGTGCTACCTAATACTAGCCTTACAATAGTAGAAGCAGAAAATGATAAATTTGATATAAAAATGTATGGGGATACAAGTCATTTTAGTTAA
- a CDS encoding LemA family protein, producing the protein MKRSLLIVLVVIVVVLIIPIMFLAGSYNDLVSLDEQVNGSWAQVENQLKRRADLIPNLVETVKGFADQEKDVLIGVTEARSKVMKADSPEEFADANNQLTNALQGLNVVVERYPELKSNQNFIQLQDELAGTENRIAVARKDYNESAKILNSKIRKFPTNIVAGIFGIDKREYFEVSEEDQEVPDVEFE; encoded by the coding sequence ATGAAAAGATCGTTGTTAATAGTATTAGTTGTGATAGTTGTTGTTTTAATAATTCCTATTATGTTTTTAGCTGGGAGTTATAATGACTTAGTATCATTAGATGAACAAGTTAATGGTTCATGGGCTCAGGTAGAAAACCAATTAAAACGTAGAGCAGATCTTATACCTAACTTAGTAGAAACAGTGAAAGGTTTTGCAGATCAAGAAAAAGATGTATTAATTGGAGTTACTGAAGCAAGAAGTAAAGTTATGAAAGCAGATTCACCTGAGGAATTTGCTGATGCAAATAATCAGCTTACAAATGCCCTACAAGGACTTAATGTAGTGGTAGAAAGATACCCAGAGTTAAAGTCTAACCAGAATTTTATTCAACTTCAAGATGAATTAGCTGGTACAGAAAATAGAATAGCTGTTGCAAGAAAGGATTATAATGAATCAGCTAAAATTTTAAACAGTAAGATAAGAAAGTTTCCAACAAATATTGTAGCAGGAATATTTGGAATAGATAAAAGAGAATATTTTGAGGTATCTGAAGAAGATCAAGAAGTACCTGATGTAGAATTTGAATAG
- a CDS encoding TPM domain-containing protein: MIKKMLTIFLLFSIVFNFNISIAADFELPEPSYEYYVYDEANIIESDVEEHIINKNKNLYSKYGAQVVVATVNSLQERSIEEFANELFREWGIGSSEEDNGVLLLVAPNEKRLRIEVGYGLEGALPDGKVGRIRDEYLKPNFGNENYSKGILLAFDNITNEIENEYLGINKEENIEENKPSNQSNGFSTLQKIFIGLLIIILIFIDFRFFGGFLTYMLIRSIGRGRGSGRGGGGSSGGGGSSGGGGASGGW, from the coding sequence ATGATCAAAAAGATGCTCACTATATTTCTATTATTTTCCATAGTATTTAATTTTAACATATCTATTGCCGCAGATTTTGAACTTCCAGAACCTAGTTATGAATACTATGTTTATGATGAAGCAAACATTATAGAATCTGATGTAGAAGAACATATTATAAATAAAAATAAAAATTTATATAGTAAATATGGTGCACAAGTAGTTGTAGCTACTGTCAATTCACTACAAGAACGTTCTATAGAAGAATTTGCTAATGAATTGTTTAGAGAGTGGGGAATTGGTAGTAGTGAAGAGGATAATGGAGTACTTTTATTAGTAGCTCCAAATGAAAAAAGACTTAGGATAGAAGTAGGATATGGATTAGAAGGAGCACTTCCTGATGGAAAAGTGGGACGTATTCGAGATGAGTATTTAAAACCTAATTTTGGAAATGAGAATTATAGCAAAGGTATACTTTTAGCATTTGATAATATAACAAATGAAATAGAAAATGAATACTTAGGTATAAATAAAGAAGAGAATATAGAAGAAAATAAGCCTAGTAATCAGTCAAATGGTTTTAGTACACTCCAGAAGATATTTATAGGGTTACTCATTATTATATTAATATTTATAGACTTTAGATTCTTTGGTGGTTTTTTGACTTATATGCTAATAAGAAGTATAGGAAGAGGAAGAGGATCTGGAAGAGGAGGTGGCGGCTCTTCAGGAGGAGGAGGCTCTTCAGGAGGAGGCGGTGCATCCGGTGGTTGGTAA